Below is a window of Trueperaceae bacterium DNA.
CTACGAGGTCGGCGACCCCATCGAGGTCACCGTCCGCGCGACCCGCGACGCGTGGGTGTACCTGTACTCCGTCGAGCCCGACGGGCGCGTGCAGCAGATCGTTCCGAACCGCTACGAGGGGTCGCTGCGGCTGCGCGCCGGCGAGCGCGTCACGGTGCCGGGCGAGGGCGCCGGGTACCGCTTCGCGGTCGATCCGCCCTACGGCGTGTCCCTCGTCCTGGCGATCGCCAGCCGCGCGGAGCTCGACGTCGCCCCCCTCGCGCGGTTCGAGGGCGACGCGGCGTTCGCGCAGAGCGACGTGGGGGTCGGCGGCTTCCAACGGCGCGTCGAGACGCTCCTGCAGCGCGTCGCGCAGGACGCCTGGGCGTCGGGCAGCGTGGGCTACCGCGTCGTCGACGCGGATCGCGCGCGCGGCGAGGCGACGTTGTCGGTCGTGTCCGATCCCGACGGCGCGGAGGTGTACCTCGACGGCACCTACCAGGGCCGCACGCCGCTGCGCGTCGTGACCGACGCCGGCGTGCGGACCGTCACCGTGACGCGCGAGGGGTACCTCACCGAACGCCGCACCGTGCGGCTCCTGCAGGGGGGCGGGGAACGCGTCGCGTTCGACCTCACGCGCGCCGCGCGGGACGGTCGGCTCGACGTGGCCTCCCGGCCGTCCGGCGCGGAGGTGTACGTCGGCGGCGTGTACCAGGGCCGCACCCCGCTGAGGGGGCTGCCGTTCGCGCCCGGCACGTACGACGTCCGCGTCGAGCGCGGCGGCTACGCGCCGGCGACCCGCACCGTCACGATCCGCGGCGGCGCGACCGTCGATCTCGACGTCGTGC
It encodes the following:
- a CDS encoding PEGA domain-containing protein is translated as MHPFAPFRSTPRPRAAGAPCLVAFVLAAVAGLAAAQDVRLDPQAIVVNPDPAFGVEVTLDRGGALPAYEVGDPIEVTVRATRDAWVYLYSVEPDGRVQQIVPNRYEGSLRLRAGERVTVPGEGAGYRFAVDPPYGVSLVLAIASRAELDVAPLARFEGDAAFAQSDVGVGGFQRRVETLLQRVAQDAWASGSVGYRVVDADRARGEATLSVVSDPDGAEVYLDGTYQGRTPLRVVTDAGVRTVTVTREGYLTERRTVRLLQGGGERVAFDLTRAARDGRLDVASRPSGAEVYVGGVYQGRTPLRGLPFAPGTYDVRVERGGYAPATRTVTIRGGATVDLDVVLRREGGTLDVRGEVPGSVVFLDGRRVGTLAGGAASLRIDDVPAGVAELTVVAPGYATVVRRVDVPAGVARDVALRQDRLPER